Proteins encoded within one genomic window of [Enterobacter] lignolyticus SCF1:
- the dpaL gene encoding diaminopropionate ammonia-lyase, with the protein MSAFSLKMDIADNRFFTGETSPLFSRQQAQQARHFHQKIAGYQPTPLHALNDLARLFGVSKILVKDESQRFGLNAFKMLGGAYAIAQLLCEKYRLDINTFSFDAIKTTIKEKMTFATTTDGNHGRGVAWAAQQLGQNAVVYMPKGSAQERVDAILQLGAECIVTDMNYDDTVRFTMKTAQQNGWEVVQDTAWEGYTKIPTWIMQGYATLADEAVEQMASMGIARPTHVFLQAGVGAMAGGVLGYLVDVYGARNLHSVIVEPELADCVYRSGVKGQIVNVGGDMATIMAGLACGEPNPLGWEVLRNCATQFISCQDAVAALGMRVLGNPMGKDPRVISGESGAVGLGILAAVHFHPQRDALMHKLGLDKDAVVLVISTEGDTDVKHYREVVWEGKHPAAR; encoded by the coding sequence ATGTCTGCTTTCTCATTGAAAATGGATATTGCCGATAACCGATTCTTTACGGGCGAAACGTCACCGCTGTTTTCTCGCCAGCAGGCGCAACAGGCACGTCATTTTCATCAAAAAATCGCCGGGTATCAGCCGACGCCGCTGCACGCGCTCAACGATCTGGCCAGGCTGTTCGGCGTCAGCAAAATTCTCGTTAAAGATGAGTCGCAACGCTTCGGTCTCAATGCATTCAAAATGCTGGGCGGCGCCTACGCTATCGCGCAGCTGCTTTGCGAGAAATACCGCTTAGACATCAATACGTTTTCTTTTGACGCTATCAAAACCACCATCAAAGAAAAGATGACGTTCGCCACCACCACCGACGGCAACCACGGCCGCGGCGTAGCGTGGGCCGCGCAGCAGCTCGGACAGAACGCGGTGGTGTATATGCCAAAAGGCTCCGCGCAGGAGCGCGTCGACGCCATCCTTCAGCTCGGCGCAGAGTGCATCGTCACCGATATGAACTATGACGACACGGTGCGCTTTACCATGAAAACCGCCCAGCAAAACGGCTGGGAAGTGGTACAGGACACCGCCTGGGAAGGCTACACCAAAATCCCAACCTGGATTATGCAGGGCTACGCCACCCTGGCCGACGAAGCCGTCGAGCAAATGGCCAGCATGGGCATCGCCCGCCCGACGCACGTGTTCCTGCAGGCGGGCGTCGGCGCGATGGCCGGCGGCGTCCTGGGCTATCTGGTCGACGTCTACGGCGCGCGTAACCTCCACTCGGTCATCGTCGAACCGGAGCTGGCGGACTGCGTCTACCGCTCGGGCGTTAAGGGGCAGATCGTGAACGTCGGCGGCGATATGGCCACCATTATGGCGGGCCTCGCCTGCGGCGAACCGAACCCGCTCGGCTGGGAGGTATTACGCAACTGCGCCACCCAGTTCATCTCCTGCCAGGATGCGGTCGCCGCGCTCGGCATGCGCGTTCTGGGCAACCCAATGGGCAAGGATCCGCGGGTTATTTCCGGCGAATCCGGCGCCGTTGGTCTTGGCATTCTTGCCGCCGTTCACTTCCATCCGCAGCGCGACGCGCTGATGCATAAGCTCGGTCTGGACAAAGACGCCGTCGTGCTGGTGATAAGCACCGAAGGCGACACCGACGTTAAGCACTACCGGGAAGTGGTCTGGGAAGGCAAACATCCGGCTGCGCGTTAA
- a CDS encoding YgeY family selenium metabolism-linked hydrolase, whose amino-acid sequence MAKHIPFKLILEKAQHYQDDMTRFLRDMIAIPSESCDEKRVIHRIKEEMEKVGFDKVVIDPMGNILGYVGHGPRLVAMDAHIDTVGIGNIKNWTFDPYQGMEDDEIIGGRGASDQEGGMASMVYAGKIIKDLGLEDEYTLLVTGTVQEEDCDGLCWQYIIEQSGIRPEFVVSTEPTDCQIYRGQRGRMEIRIDVQGVSCHGSAPERGDNAIFKMGPILNELQGLSQRLGNDEFLGKGTLTVSEIFFTSPSRCAVADSCAVSIDRRLTWGETWEGALDEIRALPAVQKANAVVSMYNYDRPSWTGLVYPTECYFPTWKVEENHFTVQALSNAYEGLFGKAPVVDKWTFSTNGVSIMGRHGIPVIGFGPGKEPEAHAPNEKTWKSHLVTCAAMYAAIPLSWLACEK is encoded by the coding sequence ATGGCTAAACATATTCCGTTCAAACTTATTCTGGAAAAAGCACAGCACTATCAGGACGACATGACCCGCTTTCTGCGCGACATGATCGCCATTCCCAGCGAAAGCTGCGATGAAAAGCGCGTGATCCATCGCATTAAAGAAGAGATGGAAAAAGTCGGTTTCGACAAAGTGGTTATCGACCCGATGGGCAACATCCTGGGCTACGTCGGCCACGGCCCGCGCCTGGTCGCCATGGATGCGCATATCGATACCGTCGGTATCGGCAACATCAAGAACTGGACGTTCGACCCGTATCAGGGGATGGAAGACGATGAAATCATCGGCGGACGCGGCGCGTCTGACCAGGAAGGCGGGATGGCATCAATGGTCTACGCCGGGAAAATCATCAAAGATCTGGGCCTCGAAGATGAGTATACCCTGCTGGTCACCGGCACCGTGCAGGAGGAAGACTGCGACGGCCTGTGCTGGCAGTACATCATCGAGCAGTCCGGTATTCGCCCTGAGTTTGTGGTCAGCACCGAGCCGACCGACTGCCAGATCTACCGCGGCCAGCGCGGACGCATGGAGATTCGCATCGATGTCCAGGGCGTCAGCTGCCACGGCTCCGCGCCAGAGCGCGGCGATAACGCCATCTTCAAAATGGGGCCGATCCTCAACGAGCTGCAGGGTTTGTCCCAGCGCCTGGGCAACGATGAGTTTCTCGGCAAAGGCACCCTGACCGTGTCTGAAATTTTCTTCACCTCGCCAAGCCGCTGCGCGGTCGCCGACAGCTGCGCCGTTTCCATCGACCGCCGTCTGACCTGGGGAGAAACCTGGGAAGGCGCGCTGGACGAAATCCGCGCCCTGCCGGCCGTGCAAAAGGCCAATGCCGTGGTTTCCATGTACAACTATGACCGCCCGTCGTGGACCGGCCTCGTCTATCCAACCGAGTGCTACTTCCCGACCTGGAAAGTGGAAGAGAACCATTTCACCGTGCAGGCGCTCAGCAACGCCTATGAAGGGCTGTTCGGCAAAGCGCCGGTGGTCGACAAGTGGACCTTCTCCACCAACGGCGTCTCCATCATGGGCCGTCACGGCATTCCGGTGATTGGTTTTGGTCCGGGTAAAGAGCCGGAAGCCCACGCGCCAAACGAGAAAACCTGGAAGTCGCATCTGGTGACCTGCGCCGCCATGTATGCCGCTATCCCGCTAAGCTGGCTGGCCTGCGAAAAATAA
- the hydA gene encoding dihydropyrimidinase, with protein MRVLIKNGTVVNADRKAKQDLLIENGIVRELADSINPELPCDIIDAEGCYVMPGGVDVHTHFNIDTGLARSCDDFFTGTRAAACGGTTTIIDHMGFGPAGCRLHHQLEVYHGYAAHKAVIDYSFHGVIQHINHAILDEIPMMVEAGISSFKLYLTYQYKLSDDEVLQALRHLSKAGALTTVHPENDAVIARKRVEFLAAGKTAPRYHALSRPAECEAEAIARMINLAQLSDNAPLYIVHLSNALGLDYLRLAKARHQPVWIETCPQYLLLDERCYEREDALKFILSPPLRNASNNDALWGGISDGAIDVVATDHCTFSMAQRQQLSGGSFNRCPNGLPGVENRLLLLFSHGVMSGRITPERFVALTSATPAKLFGVWPHKGQLAPGADGDVVIIDPRKTTTILHEELHDNADYSPWEGFQCQGAIRQTLSHGRVIFNDGQFTGSAGQGHFLRRKPFSPFNGK; from the coding sequence ATGCGCGTACTGATTAAAAACGGCACCGTGGTCAACGCCGACCGTAAAGCGAAACAGGATTTGCTTATCGAAAACGGCATCGTGCGTGAGCTGGCCGATAGCATTAACCCGGAGCTCCCGTGCGACATCATCGATGCGGAAGGCTGCTACGTCATGCCCGGCGGCGTCGATGTCCATACCCATTTTAATATCGACACCGGTCTTGCCCGCAGCTGTGATGATTTTTTTACCGGTACCCGCGCTGCCGCGTGTGGCGGTACAACAACCATTATCGACCATATGGGTTTCGGCCCCGCCGGGTGCAGGCTGCATCATCAGCTGGAGGTGTACCACGGCTATGCCGCCCACAAGGCGGTGATCGACTACAGCTTCCATGGCGTCATTCAGCACATCAACCACGCCATTCTGGATGAAATTCCGATGATGGTGGAAGCCGGTATCAGCAGCTTCAAGCTCTACCTGACCTACCAGTACAAGCTCAGCGATGACGAGGTGCTACAGGCGCTGCGCCACCTGAGCAAGGCAGGCGCGCTGACCACCGTTCATCCGGAAAACGACGCTGTTATCGCCAGAAAGCGCGTAGAGTTTCTGGCGGCGGGTAAAACCGCGCCGCGCTACCACGCGCTGAGCCGCCCCGCCGAATGCGAAGCCGAGGCCATCGCCCGGATGATTAATCTGGCCCAGCTTTCGGACAACGCGCCGCTGTATATCGTCCATTTATCCAATGCGCTGGGTCTTGACTATCTGCGCCTGGCGAAGGCGCGACACCAGCCGGTGTGGATTGAAACCTGCCCGCAGTATCTTCTGCTGGACGAGCGCTGCTATGAGCGTGAAGACGCGCTGAAGTTTATCCTCAGCCCGCCGCTGCGCAACGCCAGCAATAACGATGCCCTGTGGGGCGGTATCAGCGACGGGGCTATCGACGTGGTGGCGACCGACCACTGCACCTTCTCGATGGCCCAGCGCCAGCAGCTTTCCGGCGGCAGCTTCAACCGCTGCCCAAACGGCCTGCCGGGCGTGGAAAACCGCCTGCTGCTGCTGTTTTCCCACGGCGTGATGAGCGGACGGATTACGCCGGAGCGCTTTGTCGCATTGACCAGCGCGACGCCCGCGAAGCTTTTCGGCGTGTGGCCGCATAAAGGGCAGCTGGCCCCCGGCGCCGACGGCGATGTGGTCATCATCGACCCGCGTAAAACCACCACGATTCTCCATGAAGAGTTGCATGACAACGCCGACTACTCGCCCTGGGAGGGTTTTCAGTGTCAGGGCGCTATCCGGCAGACCCTGTCCCACGGCAGAGTCATTTTTAACGATGGCCAGTTTACCGGTTCGGCGGGCCAGGGCCACTTCCTGCGCCGCAAACCCTTTTCCCCCTTCAACGGGAAGTGA
- the arcC gene encoding carbamate kinase gives MSKKIVLALGGNALGDDLAGQMKAVKQTAQAIVDLIAQGHQVVVTHGNGPQVGMINLAFEAAAKTEAHTPMLPMSVCVALSQGYIGYDLQNALREELLSRDMHIPVATLITQVEVDANDPAFSNPTKPIGSFFSKEEAGHLSRQGYTMKEDAGRGYRRVVASPKPVDIIEKETVKAMMEAGHVVITVGGGGIPVTREGNHLRGASAVIDKDWASAKLAAMIDADMLIILTAVEKVAINFGKPNEQWLDALSLNDAERFIAEGHFAKGSMLPKVEAAASFARSRPGRKALITVLDKAKEGIEGKTGTVISG, from the coding sequence ATGAGTAAGAAAATTGTTCTCGCCCTGGGCGGGAATGCCTTAGGCGACGATCTCGCCGGGCAGATGAAGGCCGTGAAGCAAACCGCGCAGGCGATTGTCGATCTCATTGCCCAGGGGCATCAGGTCGTGGTCACCCACGGCAACGGCCCGCAGGTTGGTATGATTAACCTCGCCTTTGAGGCTGCGGCCAAAACCGAAGCCCATACCCCAATGCTGCCGATGTCGGTCTGCGTGGCGCTGAGCCAGGGCTATATTGGCTACGACCTGCAGAATGCCCTGCGCGAAGAGCTGCTCTCCCGCGATATGCACATTCCGGTGGCGACGTTAATTACCCAGGTGGAAGTCGACGCCAACGATCCGGCGTTCAGCAACCCGACCAAGCCTATCGGCTCGTTCTTCAGCAAAGAAGAGGCCGGGCACCTGAGCCGCCAGGGCTATACCATGAAAGAGGATGCCGGGCGCGGCTACCGCCGCGTCGTGGCCTCGCCGAAACCGGTGGATATCATCGAAAAAGAGACGGTAAAAGCGATGATGGAGGCAGGCCACGTGGTGATTACCGTCGGCGGCGGCGGTATTCCGGTCACGCGCGAGGGGAACCATCTGCGCGGCGCCAGCGCGGTGATTGATAAGGACTGGGCCAGCGCGAAGCTTGCCGCCATGATTGACGCCGACATGCTGATCATCCTCACCGCCGTGGAGAAAGTCGCCATCAACTTCGGTAAGCCGAACGAACAGTGGCTGGACGCACTGTCGCTGAACGACGCCGAACGCTTCATCGCCGAGGGCCATTTCGCCAAAGGCTCGATGCTGCCGAAAGTAGAAGCCGCCGCCTCGTTTGCCCGCTCGCGCCCGGGACGCAAGGCGCTGATTACGGTGCTGGACAAAGCCAAAGAGGGGATCGAAGGGAAAACCGGCACGGTGATTAGCGGTTAA
- the yqeB gene encoding selenium-dependent molybdenum cofactor biosynthesis protein YqeB: MNIFSEAAKLEEQNRPFALAQIVDSRGSTPRHSAQMLIRDDGTIMGTIGGGMVERKVIDEALEALKEKTPRLFHGRMARNGSDAVGSDCGGAMSVYISVHGLRPRLVLIGGGHVNRAIAQGAALLGFEIAVADIYQESLNPDLFPPSAQLLYADSFSAAIDKLEIRPDNYVLIATNNKDREALDRLVEQPIAWLGLLASRRKVQVFLRQLRENGVAEEHIARLHAPVGFNIGAETPNEIAISVLAEILQVKNKAPGGLMMAAAHPSQHLRVVIRGAGDIATGVALRLYHAGFKVIMLEVEKPTVIRRSVAFAQALFQPEMQVEGVIARRAASAQEAIGMAESGVIPILVDPLCESLSGLKPGCVVDAILAKENLGARRDLAPVVIALGPGFCAGQDCHAVIETNRGHWLGQVIYQGSAQENTGIPGNIMGHTSRRVIRAPVAGVMNGRVQLGDIVSEGDAIATIGETEILAPLSGMVRGLLNDGLVVDIGFKIGDIDPRGASADFTSVSDKARAIGGGVLEALMTLMRQGGKAKEEVLTVA, translated from the coding sequence ATGAATATTTTCTCAGAAGCGGCAAAACTCGAAGAGCAGAATCGTCCGTTTGCGCTGGCGCAAATCGTCGACAGTCGGGGATCAACCCCCCGGCACTCCGCCCAAATGCTTATCCGCGACGACGGTACGATAATGGGAACGATAGGCGGCGGCATGGTCGAACGTAAGGTGATCGACGAGGCGCTGGAGGCGCTGAAGGAGAAGACGCCGCGGCTGTTTCATGGCCGGATGGCGCGTAACGGTTCAGATGCGGTCGGTTCCGACTGCGGCGGCGCGATGTCGGTTTATATCAGCGTGCATGGCCTGCGCCCGCGGCTGGTGCTGATTGGCGGCGGGCATGTCAACCGGGCGATTGCCCAGGGCGCCGCGCTGCTGGGGTTCGAAATCGCCGTTGCGGATATTTACCAGGAGAGCCTTAACCCCGATCTCTTCCCGCCCTCAGCGCAGCTGCTGTATGCCGATTCCTTTTCTGCCGCCATCGACAAGCTGGAGATTCGTCCCGATAACTACGTGCTTATCGCCACCAACAATAAAGATCGCGAGGCGCTCGACAGGCTGGTTGAACAGCCCATCGCCTGGCTCGGCCTGCTGGCCAGCCGTCGCAAGGTACAGGTATTTTTACGCCAGCTGCGCGAGAACGGCGTTGCGGAAGAGCATATCGCCCGCCTGCATGCGCCGGTGGGGTTTAACATTGGCGCCGAAACGCCCAATGAGATTGCCATCAGCGTGCTGGCGGAGATCCTGCAGGTGAAAAATAAGGCGCCGGGCGGGCTGATGATGGCGGCGGCGCATCCGTCTCAGCACCTGCGGGTGGTTATCCGCGGGGCGGGGGATATCGCCACCGGCGTGGCGCTGCGCCTTTACCATGCCGGGTTCAAGGTCATCATGCTGGAGGTTGAAAAACCGACCGTCATCCGCCGCAGCGTCGCCTTCGCCCAGGCGCTTTTCCAGCCGGAGATGCAGGTTGAGGGGGTTATCGCCCGGCGCGCCGCGTCCGCGCAGGAGGCGATCGGTATGGCGGAAAGCGGCGTGATCCCGATTCTTGTCGATCCGCTTTGCGAATCGCTGTCCGGGCTTAAGCCTGGCTGTGTGGTGGATGCGATCCTCGCCAAAGAAAACCTCGGCGCTCGCCGCGACCTGGCACCGGTAGTTATTGCGCTCGGCCCCGGCTTTTGCGCCGGGCAGGACTGCCATGCGGTGATTGAAACCAACCGAGGCCACTGGCTCGGACAGGTTATCTATCAGGGCAGCGCCCAGGAGAATACCGGGATACCAGGCAACATTATGGGGCATACCTCACGAAGGGTGATTCGCGCGCCGGTCGCCGGCGTGATGAACGGCCGCGTTCAGCTTGGTGATATCGTCAGTGAAGGCGATGCGATTGCGACCATCGGCGAAACGGAAATTCTGGCGCCGCTGTCCGGGATGGTGCGCGGGCTGCTGAACGACGGCCTGGTGGTGGACATCGGCTTCAAAATCGGCGATATCGACCCGCGCGGGGCGTCGGCGGATTTTACCAGCGTATCCGATAAGGCCAGAGCCATCGGCGGCGGGGTGCTGGAAGCGCTGATGACGCTGATGCGTCAGGGGGGCAAGGCGAAAGAAGAAGTGCTGACGGTTGCGTAA
- the yqeC gene encoding selenium cofactor biosynthesis protein YqeC: protein MENIPQADTLFCDSGAFAGPLIISVVGAGGKTSTLFWLAQQFQQAGRRVLLTTTTHMFLPERCPTLLCRDPRQLPAALWKTPRLACFSAWLADVGKVRGFSPAVLDAVLEEADVDVVLVEADGAHGFALKAPNEHEPCIPYRSSCVIAVTGGQMLGHNVGPENVHRWPLFSRITGATPGVALDLAMLHRLIQHPQGAFKNAPAGARRIWLLNQISQNENLPDSAFQPLLTQGDVDAVWMGAVQENPAITRRVVR from the coding sequence ATGGAAAATATACCGCAAGCTGACACCCTGTTTTGTGATTCAGGCGCGTTTGCCGGTCCGCTGATAATCTCGGTCGTCGGCGCCGGCGGGAAAACCAGTACGCTGTTCTGGCTGGCGCAGCAGTTTCAGCAGGCCGGAAGACGCGTGCTGCTGACCACCACCACCCACATGTTTTTGCCCGAACGCTGCCCGACGCTGCTGTGCCGCGACCCGCGGCAGCTTCCCGCGGCGCTCTGGAAGACGCCGCGGCTGGCCTGTTTTTCCGCCTGGCTGGCGGACGTCGGCAAAGTGCGGGGGTTTTCTCCCGCGGTGCTGGATGCGGTGCTGGAGGAGGCCGATGTGGACGTGGTGCTGGTAGAAGCTGATGGCGCTCACGGTTTTGCACTCAAGGCGCCAAATGAGCATGAACCTTGCATCCCTTACCGCAGCAGCTGCGTGATTGCCGTGACGGGCGGACAGATGCTCGGGCATAACGTGGGGCCGGAAAACGTTCATCGCTGGCCTCTCTTTTCCCGCATCACCGGCGCAACGCCTGGCGTAGCGCTGGATCTGGCGATGCTGCATCGCCTTATACAGCATCCGCAGGGCGCGTTTAAAAACGCCCCGGCGGGCGCCCGCCGTATCTGGCTGCTCAACCAGATTTCTCAAAATGAGAATCTGCCCGACAGCGCGTTTCAACCGCTGCTGACGCAGGGCGATGTGGATGCCGTCTGGATGGGCGCGGTACAGGAAAATCCGGCAATTACGCGCAGAGTGGTGAGATAG
- a CDS encoding NTP transferase domain-containing protein — MTQVDCIITAAGLSSRMGQWKMMLPWRDGTILDASIKNAQQYCSRIILVTGFRADELHDRYRSSPAITLVHNPDFQQGLLTSVLAGASAVESDYCFITHGDLPCLIPEIFSKIWLLRENGAILPHYRGTPGHPILIDSASLRHAASHREKTSMRNILCHGKHRCVEMEYPQIIFDIDTPDDFIRLQATR; from the coding sequence ATGACGCAGGTTGATTGTATTATTACCGCCGCGGGACTTTCTTCTCGCATGGGGCAATGGAAAATGATGTTACCCTGGCGTGACGGAACAATACTTGATGCAAGTATTAAAAATGCGCAGCAATATTGCTCGCGTATTATTCTGGTCACCGGTTTTCGCGCCGATGAGCTTCATGACCGTTATCGCAGCTCGCCCGCTATCACCCTTGTGCACAACCCGGATTTTCAGCAGGGGCTGCTCACGTCAGTGCTGGCAGGCGCCAGCGCGGTAGAGAGCGACTACTGCTTCATCACCCACGGCGACCTCCCCTGCCTGATACCAGAAATATTCAGTAAAATCTGGTTATTACGCGAAAATGGCGCCATTCTCCCCCACTACCGCGGAACGCCGGGACACCCGATTCTGATCGATAGCGCCAGCCTGCGGCATGCCGCCTCGCACAGGGAGAAGACCTCTATGCGTAATATATTATGTCACGGCAAACACCGCTGCGTGGAAATGGAATATCCGCAAATTATTTTTGATATCGACACGCCTGACGATTTTATCAGGCTGCAGGCAACGCGATAA
- the ygfK gene encoding putative selenate reductase subunit YgfK, with protein sequence MGDIMRPIPFEELLTRIFDEYQSQRSIFGIPEQQFYSPARQRQVTVFGETCATPVGPAAGPHTQLAQNIITSWLTGGRFIELKTVQILDRLELEKPCIDAEDECFNTEWSTEFTLLKAWDEYLKAWFILHLLEEVFPLTPSASGKSFIFNMSVGYNLEGIKQPPMQQFIDNMMNAGDHPKFAQYRDVLQRWLHDETFITRHQLKDIRPQLGQLAQRIPATLVEGVTLSTMHGCPPDEIEAICRYMLEEKGLNTFVKLNPTLLGYPRVREILDTCGFGYIGLKEESFDHDLKPGQALEMLQRLMTLAKEKGLGFGVKLTNTLGTVNNKGALPGDEMYMSGRALFPLSINVAAMLSRAFDGKLPISYSGGASQLTIRDIFETGIRPITMATDLLKPGGYLRLSECMRELEQTGGWETAGVDVERLNALAERAVSMEYTQKHWKPEERIDVGEKLPMTDCYVAPCVTACAIKQDIPEYIRLMGEHRYADALELIYQRNALPAITGHICDHQCQYNCTRLDYDSALNIRELKKVALEKGWEEYQRRWHKPAGSGSMNPVAVIGAGPAGLAAGYFLARAGHPVTLFEREENAGGVVRNIIPHFRIPGELIEHDIDFVVNHGVNIVYGCDPQLSVEKLQQDGFQYILVGTGTDKNSGVGLRGTNPNVHKSLQFLREFNRGDSLHLGKHVVVVGAGNTAMDCARTALRVPGVEKATVVYRRSLQEMPAWREEYEEAVHDGVEFMFLSNPEQFDADGTLTIRVMTLGDADEKGRRRPVETDETRTLQVDTLITAIGEQQDSDALQAMGIPLDDRGWPEVNADGETRKPGVFLIGDVQRGPSSIVSAIGNARRATDTILARENIRSHHADKRWNNVDPAEIYRRKGAIAIAQVDKDDRDAFVAQEASRCLECNYVCSKCVDVCPNRANVSIAVPGFQNRFQTLHLDAYCNECGNCAQFCPWQGKPYKDKITVFSLPQDFANSANPGFLVENGSVHVRQDNQTWVLNIDASGKFEHVPAPLNDICRVISHVHQHHHYLLGGVEV encoded by the coding sequence ATGGGGGATATCATGCGTCCCATCCCGTTTGAGGAACTTTTGACGCGCATTTTTGATGAGTACCAGAGCCAGCGTTCCATCTTTGGTATTCCCGAGCAGCAATTCTATTCACCCGCCAGGCAACGCCAGGTGACGGTTTTTGGTGAAACCTGCGCTACCCCCGTCGGTCCTGCCGCCGGGCCGCACACCCAGCTTGCTCAGAATATCATCACGTCCTGGCTTACCGGCGGGCGGTTTATCGAGCTGAAAACCGTGCAAATCCTCGACCGTCTGGAGCTGGAAAAACCCTGTATCGACGCCGAGGATGAGTGTTTTAACACCGAGTGGTCCACCGAATTTACCCTGCTGAAGGCCTGGGACGAATATCTGAAAGCCTGGTTTATCCTGCATCTGCTGGAGGAGGTCTTCCCGCTCACGCCGTCGGCATCGGGCAAATCGTTTATTTTCAATATGAGCGTCGGCTACAACCTTGAAGGCATCAAACAGCCGCCGATGCAGCAGTTTATCGATAACATGATGAATGCGGGCGATCATCCTAAATTTGCCCAGTACCGCGATGTTCTGCAGCGCTGGCTGCACGATGAAACCTTCATCACCCGCCACCAGCTTAAGGATATTCGTCCGCAGTTGGGGCAACTGGCCCAGCGCATTCCCGCCACGCTGGTGGAAGGCGTTACCCTCTCCACCATGCACGGCTGCCCGCCGGATGAAATTGAGGCGATCTGCCGCTATATGCTGGAGGAAAAGGGCCTCAATACCTTTGTGAAGCTCAACCCAACGCTGCTCGGCTACCCGCGGGTACGGGAAATTCTTGATACCTGCGGCTTTGGCTACATCGGGCTGAAGGAGGAGTCCTTCGACCACGACCTGAAGCCAGGCCAGGCGCTGGAAATGCTGCAACGCCTGATGACGCTTGCCAAAGAGAAAGGCCTTGGCTTTGGCGTGAAGCTCACCAATACCCTCGGCACCGTCAACAATAAAGGCGCGCTGCCGGGCGATGAAATGTACATGTCCGGCCGCGCGCTGTTCCCGCTGTCGATCAACGTCGCCGCCATGCTTTCCCGCGCGTTCGACGGCAAGCTGCCAATCTCCTACTCCGGCGGCGCCAGCCAGCTGACTATCCGCGACATTTTCGAAACCGGTATCCGGCCCATCACCATGGCGACCGACCTGCTGAAACCGGGCGGCTATTTGCGTCTGAGCGAATGCATGCGCGAACTGGAGCAGACCGGTGGCTGGGAGACCGCAGGCGTCGACGTCGAACGCCTGAACGCGCTGGCGGAAAGAGCCGTCAGTATGGAGTACACGCAGAAGCACTGGAAACCGGAAGAGCGTATCGACGTCGGCGAAAAACTGCCGATGACCGACTGCTACGTCGCGCCCTGCGTGACCGCCTGCGCCATCAAGCAGGATATCCCGGAGTATATCCGCCTGATGGGCGAACACCGCTATGCCGACGCCCTGGAGCTGATTTACCAGCGCAACGCGCTGCCCGCGATCACCGGCCATATCTGCGATCACCAGTGCCAGTACAACTGTACCCGTCTTGATTACGACAGCGCGCTCAACATCCGCGAGCTGAAAAAAGTAGCGCTGGAAAAAGGCTGGGAAGAGTACCAGCGTCGCTGGCACAAGCCCGCAGGTTCGGGGTCGATGAACCCGGTAGCCGTGATAGGCGCAGGTCCGGCAGGTCTGGCCGCAGGCTACTTCCTCGCCCGCGCCGGACATCCGGTCACCCTGTTTGAGCGCGAAGAGAACGCCGGCGGCGTCGTGCGCAATATCATTCCGCACTTCCGTATTCCGGGCGAGCTAATCGAGCATGACATCGACTTTGTGGTCAACCACGGCGTGAACATCGTCTACGGCTGCGATCCGCAGTTGAGCGTGGAGAAGCTGCAGCAGGACGGCTTCCAGTACATCCTGGTCGGCACCGGTACGGACAAAAACAGCGGCGTGGGGCTGCGCGGCACTAACCCCAACGTTCACAAATCGCTGCAGTTCCTGCGCGAGTTTAATCGGGGCGACAGCCTGCATCTCGGCAAACATGTGGTCGTGGTCGGCGCGGGTAACACCGCGATGGACTGCGCGCGTACGGCGCTGCGCGTACCCGGCGTGGAAAAAGCGACCGTTGTCTACCGCCGTTCATTGCAGGAGATGCCAGCCTGGCGCGAAGAGTATGAAGAGGCTGTTCACGACGGCGTGGAGTTCATGTTCCTCAGCAATCCGGAGCAGTTCGACGCCGACGGCACTCTGACCATTCGGGTGATGACGCTCGGCGATGCCGATGAAAAAGGCCGTCGCCGCCCGGTGGAAACCGATGAAACCCGTACTCTGCAGGTCGATACGCTGATCACCGCTATCGGCGAGCAGCAGGATAGCGACGCGCTGCAGGCGATGGGCATTCCGCTGGACGACCGCGGCTGGCCGGAAGTCAACGCCGACGGCGAAACCCGCAAACCCGGCGTGTTCCTGATTGGCGACGTCCAGCGCGGCCCGTCCTCTATTGTCTCGGCTATCGGCAACGCCCGCCGCGCGACGGATACCATCCTGGCCCGTGAGAACATCCGCAGCCACCATGCCGATAAGCGCTGGAACAACGTGGATCCGGCGGAAATCTATCGCCGCAAAGGGGCTATCGCCATCGCCCAGGTGGATAAAGACGATCGCGACGCGTTTGTCGCCCAGGAAGCGTCCCGCTGCCTCGAGTGTAACTACGTCTGCAGCAAGTGCGTGGACGTCTGTCCAAACCGCGCCAACGTCTCGATTGCCGTACCGGGCTTCCAGAACCGTTTCCAGACGCTGCACCTGGACGCCTACTGCAACGAATGCGGCAACTGCGCGCAGTTCTGTCCGTGGCAGGGCAAACCGTACAAGGACAAGATCACCGTCTTCAGCCTGCCGCAGGATTTCGCCAACAGCGCAAACCCGGGCTTCCTGGTGGAGAACGGTAGCGTTCACGTGCGTCAGGATAATCAGACCTGGGTGCTGAACATTGACGCCAGCGGCAAGTTTGAGCACGTTCCGGCGCCGCTCAACGATATCTGTCGCGTCATCAGCCATGTCCATCAGCACCACCACTATCTGCTGGGAGGGGTCGAGGTATGA